Proteins encoded in a region of the Acholeplasma equirhinis genome:
- a CDS encoding cysteine hydrolase family protein — protein sequence MIRDIEEGDGPDYQYISGLEVDKSDIEITKVFNNSFWQTNLDQILKEKRIDTVIISGNALEHCVTATYFGAKERGYRVLFLQRGIVAEFNENLQRLYFEKPLVSYAALASMFKSK from the coding sequence ATGATTAGAGATATTGAAGAAGGGGATGGTCCTGACTATCAATATATCTCTGGTTTAGAAGTGGATAAGAGCGACATTGAAATTACAAAAGTTTTCAATAACAGTTTCTGGCAAACAAATCTTGATCAAATATTAAAAGAAAAAAGGATAGATACTGTCATTATTTCAGGTAATGCACTTGAACACTGTGTAACAGCTACATATTTTGGTGCGAAAGAACGAGGTTATCGTGTGCTTTTCCTACAACGAGGTATTGTTGCTGAATTTAATGAAAATCTTCAAAGATTATATTTTGAAAAACCGTTAGTTTCATATGCTGCACTCGCTTCAATGTTTAAATCAAAATAA
- the asnA gene encoding aspartate--ammonia ligase, giving the protein MQKRSFIPESYQSKLNLYETQTAIGFIKNTFQEALSQYLNLKRVSAPLFVLQETGINDGLNGEEPVSFMVKNLNKKAEVVHSLAKWKRMALYRYDFHVGNGLYTDMNAIRKEEELDNLHSLYVDQWDWEKVIDKKDRTIDYLKDTVRSIVKAIHHTSILLKRKYPALEFIAPDDVFFIDSQALEDMFPNLTPKQRENEIVKQHPCIFIKRIGYPLLSGMPHDLRAPDYDDWLLNGDLLYYHKTLDMAVEISSMGIRVDHNSLVRQLTILNKLDDLKYPYHSMIKDEILPYTIGGGIGQSRLCLLLLEKAHIGEVQSSIWDQETIELCKDKAILI; this is encoded by the coding sequence ATGCAAAAAAGATCTTTTATACCTGAATCTTATCAGTCTAAACTGAATTTATATGAAACTCAAACAGCAATTGGATTTATTAAAAATACATTCCAAGAAGCACTCAGTCAATATTTGAATTTAAAGCGTGTATCTGCACCACTTTTTGTCTTACAAGAAACTGGCATAAATGATGGTTTAAATGGTGAAGAACCTGTTTCATTTATGGTAAAGAATTTAAATAAAAAAGCGGAGGTTGTACATTCACTAGCCAAATGGAAAAGAATGGCTTTATACCGCTATGATTTCCATGTGGGAAATGGATTATATACAGATATGAACGCAATCCGTAAAGAAGAAGAACTTGATAATCTACATTCTTTATATGTTGACCAATGGGATTGGGAAAAAGTGATTGATAAAAAAGATCGTACAATTGATTATCTAAAAGATACTGTAAGAAGCATTGTAAAAGCAATCCACCACACGTCTATACTTTTAAAAAGAAAATACCCAGCACTTGAATTTATTGCCCCAGATGATGTTTTCTTTATTGATTCTCAAGCCTTAGAAGATATGTTTCCTAACCTAACACCTAAACAAAGAGAAAATGAAATTGTTAAACAACATCCATGTATTTTTATTAAAAGAATTGGATACCCACTTTTAAGTGGTATGCCGCACGATTTACGGGCACCAGACTATGATGACTGGTTATTAAATGGAGACTTATTATACTACCACAAGACTTTAGATATGGCTGTTGAAATTTCAAGCATGGGAATACGTGTGGATCATAACAGTTTAGTTAGACAACTTACAATTTTAAATAAACTTGATGATTTAAAATATCCATATCATTCAATGATTAAAGATGAAATCTTACCTTACACAATTGGTGGTGGTATAGGTCAATCAAGATTATGTTTATTACTGCTTGAAAAAGCACATATCGGTGAGGTTCAATCATCTATTTGGGACCAAGAAACCATTGAACTTTGTAAGGATAAAGCTATCCTTATATAG
- a CDS encoding InlB B-repeat-containing protein, which translates to MKSFFKYILAFMFVLLIVACTPADETPIDEEPIEEEPVQYTVNFDSKGGSAVAAQTVDEDGKATKPADPTKEGFTFVHWYLDNEDLAFDFNQPITADITLSASWEEIEEEEPIEEPTNEEKIQADIDALEQTLYVDYRTLALSTKGSVNGSTIKWTIQSKYIASNGIILPVLPSDDIDLETEVVAEFTLGQTKVNYAFPVQLYRVSEVVLTEERDVPFTNVTTEYDVPSGDLTLLFEEGGSVPYVRVVDFFNLLRGFIDPELDITFETDETSLFIQYFYYDEEEDYTYDLNITIDAVTNTFTTPDPGFYWAYVYSTSTNYGRHITYVRDHEGAYFNSGDDLVYDLTPFNMDVVMYEGEVVVPYYIANQLFAGSSYYNVYYNYDGLYGIYALPSSGTDEYRAIRNSSVNNTSVPKDLAIHSFNFLAFAMDNFYGLKDIMNVDTYYELLFSKKNQLLTTTARDYETALFELINKSIDEPHTSYGYPGYYNRASYAGPQLTALGQMGPRGQSFYNDGLYATDDAIAAKWGITGSGWAAYDPKRPLYWFLDAAKTSVVLSLDDFNTSDIQESATWDQSIVNGIIKQNVENYLPQLSGGNKYFFYNQSNLEDNIMELLVKGLTESDVDDYKLALQGVGFEASAVGFSKVDGDKKYNVSVKYDATYKLAYLGFYVEDIETANGAPLTATIMDLIIDDSAVYMEMQLELITSLAPDLESIILDISWNTGGNVGALYRVVGFITDQPFSVSSIDGDTGGESTSYVKIEGVPTYAHLNWGLLITKTSFSAANSLATIFQDNQLGPIIGVQSGGGASSITPILLPNGTAFTMSSNNINAYRTGAGTEEDPYVYHSNEFGIVPTHPVSMNQIYDNTILLGILAEVYS; encoded by the coding sequence ATGAAGAGTTTTTTTAAATACATTCTAGCATTTATGTTTGTATTATTAATCGTCGCTTGTACTCCAGCTGATGAAACACCTATTGATGAAGAACCAATCGAAGAAGAGCCTGTACAATATACAGTCAATTTCGATTCAAAAGGTGGTTCAGCTGTTGCAGCACAAACAGTCGATGAAGATGGAAAAGCAACTAAACCTGCTGATCCAACTAAAGAAGGATTTACTTTCGTTCATTGGTATTTAGATAATGAAGATTTAGCTTTTGATTTCAATCAACCGATTACTGCAGATATTACTTTATCAGCAAGTTGGGAAGAAATTGAAGAAGAAGAACCAATTGAAGAACCAACAAATGAGGAAAAGATTCAAGCAGATATAGATGCGCTTGAACAAACTTTATACGTTGACTATAGAACATTAGCATTATCCACTAAGGGTTCAGTAAATGGTTCAACAATTAAATGGACAATTCAATCTAAATATATCGCATCAAATGGTATTATCTTACCGGTATTACCTTCTGATGATATTGATTTAGAAACTGAAGTTGTAGCAGAATTTACATTAGGTCAAACTAAAGTTAATTATGCATTCCCTGTTCAATTATATAGAGTATCTGAAGTTGTACTTACAGAAGAACGTGATGTACCATTTACAAATGTTACAACAGAATATGATGTTCCAAGCGGTGACTTAACACTTCTATTTGAAGAAGGTGGTTCAGTACCTTACGTTAGAGTTGTTGATTTCTTTAATCTTTTAAGAGGATTTATTGATCCAGAATTAGATATCACATTTGAAACAGATGAAACTTCTTTATTCATCCAATATTTCTATTACGATGAAGAAGAAGATTACACTTATGATTTAAATATTACAATTGATGCAGTAACAAATACATTTACAACACCTGACCCAGGTTTCTATTGGGCATATGTTTATTCAACATCAACAAACTACGGACGTCATATTACGTATGTTAGAGACCATGAAGGTGCATATTTCAATAGTGGTGATGATTTAGTTTATGATTTAACACCATTTAATATGGATGTTGTCATGTATGAAGGTGAAGTTGTTGTTCCTTATTATATAGCGAACCAATTATTTGCAGGATCATCATACTATAACGTTTATTACAACTACGATGGCTTATATGGTATTTATGCATTACCATCATCAGGTACAGATGAATATCGTGCAATTCGTAATTCATCAGTAAATAATACCTCAGTTCCTAAAGATTTAGCAATCCATTCTTTTAATTTCTTAGCGTTTGCTATGGACAATTTCTATGGATTAAAGGATATTATGAATGTAGATACTTATTATGAATTATTATTTAGTAAGAAAAATCAATTATTAACAACAACTGCAAGAGATTACGAAACAGCTTTATTTGAACTTATTAATAAATCAATTGATGAACCACATACATCATATGGATATCCTGGTTATTATAACCGTGCATCCTATGCTGGTCCTCAATTAACTGCACTTGGACAAATGGGACCTCGTGGACAATCATTCTACAATGATGGTTTATATGCAACAGATGATGCGATTGCAGCTAAATGGGGTATCACAGGTTCAGGTTGGGCTGCATATGATCCGAAACGTCCATTATACTGGTTCTTAGATGCTGCTAAAACATCTGTTGTCTTATCACTTGATGATTTCAATACATCAGATATTCAAGAATCAGCAACTTGGGATCAATCAATTGTTAATGGTATTATTAAACAAAATGTTGAAAACTACTTACCTCAATTAAGTGGTGGTAATAAATATTTCTTCTACAACCAATCAAATTTAGAAGATAATATTATGGAATTACTTGTTAAAGGTTTAACGGAGTCAGATGTTGATGACTATAAATTAGCACTTCAAGGAGTGGGCTTTGAAGCATCAGCTGTTGGATTCTCTAAAGTTGATGGTGACAAGAAATATAATGTTTCTGTTAAATATGATGCAACATACAAACTTGCATATCTTGGATTCTATGTAGAAGATATAGAAACTGCAAACGGTGCACCATTAACAGCAACCATTATGGATTTAATTATTGATGATTCAGCGGTTTATATGGAAATGCAACTTGAGTTAATCACATCACTTGCTCCAGATTTAGAATCTATTATTTTAGATATCTCATGGAACACTGGTGGTAACGTTGGTGCTTTATATAGAGTCGTTGGTTTTATTACGGATCAACCATTTTCAGTATCAAGTATTGATGGTGATACCGGTGGCGAATCAACTTCATATGTAAAAATTGAAGGCGTGCCTACATACGCACACCTAAACTGGGGTCTTTTAATTACTAAGACTTCATTCTCAGCAGCAAACTCACTTGCTACGATTTTCCAAGACAATCAATTAGGACCAATCATCGGTGTTCAATCTGGTGGTGGTGCATCTTCAATTACGCCTATCCTACTTCCAAACGGTACAGCATTCACAATGTCTTCAAATAACATTAATGCGTATCGCACAGGTGCAGGTACAGAAGAAGATCCATACGTGTATCATTCAAATGAATTCGGTATTGTACCGACACACCCAGTTTCAATGAACCAAATTTATGACAATACAATCTTACTTGGTATCTTAGCTGAAGTGTATTCATAA
- a CDS encoding ABC transporter substrate-binding protein → MLKKLMSFALVAFAALALIACVETPPAEEETFTVTFNSQGGSAVAAQTVKDGELAVEPEDPTKAFDQDGSGYQFVGWYTTAEGTGSPYNFETPVTGDLTLFAKWSHHQVVRFNTKTAATIEPVFLGENGGTVAAAPAAPVREGFTFGGWFRGKAGLTWLEPQAVSFPLEVSSSTVLYAYWEPVNSKTVTWSNGETYFSSFTADTTIILNPLVYQFSHEDGLIGDLATSLYTTEVDWDKAIADGVADYVGDFSKISAKEYSVEALDYSTILVGATSFPKDIEGDDFTVDGKYDRTQATQVTRNQWIFEIREDIFFEDGTQVTAHTYEYTLKQFLDPKQNNFRKTSYYKNATNTQGFPILNAAEYNLGYDDKGTTSTDDDVEVTVTWDQVGFEVIDDFTFKVTTWQPVSQAAAVGFGNIRLVHPTAYDASLNAEGTNSTYGTPANPYISYGAYIIKNWAENQRIVLNKNYNYVKKDVINYKSVVYEIVADIPARMALFEQGGLSGVGLISPYYEAYAENPNVYKSWDGYPQYIILNYAPSQLTENPYQKPAIMQDARFRQALLYGFNRTAFANTVYAPNTATILPVPLDTKAYIQDALYYSQSPAHAAVLEAHGITAGTEGYILERAQQLFNDALADFKAANPEHTGPITLKFISDNAPLSMDLANWIKEAYETAFNTPGQKDKLVIEIVSQIAAATNALRAAYDFDLYLASVGFGASYGIHWQMAGLPFLGGLLASQFGLQGPFDETGADYSDILLEDVEIDLTATYEYLSELGEDYIYQLDADDEDALPGYIYLWESMQAEEDKEAGIFRGNLLDLAFVVYSEAVPYDATAQEPFPGATQDVWAITAAFENAFLELVPMVPTVTRSSAVIYADNVKILWPDYSSAFGWGSNRYRYLSTDADFEFGIYNAHQVAFEAAQAE, encoded by the coding sequence ATGCTAAAGAAATTAATGTCATTTGCTTTAGTTGCTTTTGCAGCCCTCGCGTTAATCGCGTGTGTGGAAACTCCACCGGCTGAAGAAGAAACATTTACAGTGACTTTTAACTCCCAAGGCGGTTCAGCTGTTGCTGCTCAAACCGTTAAAGATGGAGAATTAGCAGTAGAACCAGAAGACCCAACTAAAGCTTTCGATCAAGATGGATCAGGCTATCAATTCGTTGGTTGGTATACTACTGCAGAAGGTACTGGTAGTCCTTACAATTTCGAAACACCTGTTACTGGTGATTTAACATTATTCGCTAAATGGTCTCATCATCAGGTTGTTAGATTTAACACTAAGACTGCCGCAACAATCGAACCTGTATTCTTAGGGGAAAATGGTGGTACAGTTGCTGCTGCACCAGCTGCTCCAGTAAGAGAAGGATTCACATTCGGTGGTTGGTTCAGAGGTAAAGCTGGTCTAACTTGGTTAGAACCACAAGCTGTATCATTCCCATTAGAAGTTTCAAGTTCAACAGTATTATATGCATACTGGGAACCAGTAAACTCTAAGACTGTTACTTGGTCAAATGGTGAAACATACTTCTCAAGCTTCACGGCTGATACTACAATCATCTTAAACCCATTAGTTTACCAATTCTCACATGAAGATGGTTTAATTGGTGACTTAGCAACTTCTTTATATACTACTGAAGTTGACTGGGATAAAGCTATCGCTGATGGCGTTGCTGACTACGTTGGTGATTTCTCTAAGATTTCAGCTAAAGAATACTCAGTTGAAGCGTTAGACTACTCAACAATTTTAGTTGGTGCGACATCATTCCCTAAAGACATTGAAGGCGATGACTTCACTGTTGATGGTAAATATGATAGAACTCAAGCTACTCAAGTAACAAGAAATCAATGGATTTTTGAAATCAGAGAAGATATCTTCTTCGAAGATGGCACACAAGTTACTGCGCATACTTACGAGTATACTTTAAAACAATTCTTAGATCCAAAACAAAATAACTTCCGTAAGACTTCTTATTATAAGAATGCTACAAACACTCAAGGTTTCCCAATCTTAAATGCTGCTGAATATAACTTAGGTTACGACGATAAAGGTACTACAAGTACTGATGACGACGTAGAAGTTACAGTAACTTGGGACCAAGTTGGTTTTGAAGTTATCGATGACTTCACTTTCAAAGTGACTACATGGCAACCAGTTTCTCAAGCTGCTGCTGTAGGTTTCGGTAATATCAGATTAGTTCATCCAACAGCTTATGATGCTTCATTAAACGCTGAAGGAACTAACTCAACTTATGGTACACCTGCAAACCCATACATTTCTTATGGTGCTTATATCATCAAGAACTGGGCTGAAAACCAAAGAATCGTACTTAACAAGAATTACAACTATGTTAAGAAAGATGTAATCAACTACAAATCTGTAGTTTATGAAATAGTTGCAGACATCCCTGCTCGTATGGCTTTATTCGAACAAGGTGGTTTATCTGGTGTTGGTTTAATTTCTCCATACTATGAAGCTTATGCAGAAAATCCAAACGTTTATAAATCATGGGATGGTTATCCACAATATATCATCTTAAACTATGCTCCATCTCAATTAACTGAAAATCCATATCAAAAACCTGCGATCATGCAAGATGCAAGATTCCGTCAAGCGTTATTATATGGTTTCAACAGAACTGCTTTCGCTAATACTGTTTATGCACCAAATACTGCTACAATTTTACCAGTTCCGCTAGACACTAAAGCGTATATCCAAGATGCATTATACTATTCACAATCACCAGCTCACGCTGCTGTATTAGAAGCTCATGGTATTACTGCAGGTACTGAAGGTTATATCTTAGAACGTGCTCAACAATTATTCAATGATGCTTTAGCAGACTTCAAAGCTGCTAACCCAGAACATACTGGTCCAATCACACTTAAGTTCATTTCTGATAATGCTCCATTATCAATGGATTTAGCTAACTGGATTAAAGAAGCATATGAAACTGCATTCAACACTCCTGGTCAAAAAGATAAATTAGTGATCGAAATCGTTTCACAAATCGCTGCTGCAACTAATGCATTACGCGCTGCATACGACTTCGACCTATACTTAGCTTCAGTTGGTTTCGGTGCATCATATGGTATCCATTGGCAAATGGCTGGTCTTCCATTCTTAGGTGGTTTACTTGCATCACAATTCGGTCTACAAGGACCATTTGATGAAACAGGTGCTGATTACTCAGATATCTTATTAGAAGATGTTGAAATTGATTTAACAGCTACTTATGAATACTTATCAGAACTTGGCGAAGATTACATCTATCAATTAGATGCTGATGATGAAGATGCATTACCAGGTTACATCTACTTATGGGAATCAATGCAAGCTGAAGAAGATAAAGAAGCGGGTATCTTCCGTGGTAACTTATTAGACTTAGCATTCGTTGTTTACTCAGAAGCTGTTCCTTATGATGCAACTGCTCAAGAACCATTCCCAGGTGCTACTCAAGATGTATGGGCTATTACAGCTGCATTTGAAAATGCATTCTTAGAATTAGTTCCAATGGTTCCAACAGTTACTCGTTCATCAGCTGTTATCTATGCTGACAACGTTAAGATCTTATGGCCAGATTACTCTTCAGCATTCGGTTGGGGTTCAAACAGATATCGTTACCTATCAACTGACGCTGACTTCGAATTTGGTATTTACAATGCTCACCAAGTAGCTTTCGAAGCTGCACAAGCTGAATAA
- a CDS encoding putative immunity protein, producing MDIYAYQRLIGKIEDDKNLRDEFIHLFDLRTKEQIARFGLSYANHICKLVQIKPFGLLKDALDAVSEWLEGKTSYHKARNITLKHIFSDIKIEVDIVKRKFLKTMSQITCIPHVKAHGLWATDMAITLINALYPNDLDKVKLERKYQIELLSNIKTL from the coding sequence ATGGATATTTATGCATATCAAAGACTTATTGGAAAAATCGAAGATGATAAAAATCTGAGAGATGAATTCATTCATCTATTTGATTTAAGAACAAAAGAACAAATCGCGAGATTTGGTCTTTCTTATGCTAATCATATTTGTAAATTAGTTCAAATTAAACCTTTTGGTTTATTAAAAGATGCTTTAGATGCGGTAAGTGAGTGGCTTGAAGGGAAAACTAGTTACCATAAAGCTAGAAATATCACTTTAAAGCATATTTTTTCAGATATTAAGATAGAAGTAGATATTGTAAAAAGAAAGTTTTTAAAGACTATGTCTCAAATTACTTGTATCCCTCATGTAAAAGCACATGGACTATGGGCTACAGATATGGCAATCACTTTAATCAATGCATTATATCCAAACGATTTAGATAAAGTTAAATTAGAAAGAAAGTATCAAATTGAATTACTATCTAATATAAAAACATTATAA
- a CDS encoding ABC transporter ATP-binding protein/permease: protein MIQIKNLTKTYQNKTIYQDLNLDLPSRGLIGITGKSGTGKTTLLNLIGLLDQPSDGDIFIHGLEVTKFTESEKSHFRRNHIGFIFQDHQLIPTLNVYENIKMGLTFAGIELENFDIEIRKIATNLNISHLLFDKTQNLSGGEKQRVSIARTLIKNPSIILADEPTGSLDFDQANEVISILKAISKERLVLIVSHDKEMLEVYSDYIFKLDHKELTSSSTIQTDNQIDLTLKKTKLKNKVLFTYAFKNLSIHKIRTLMLTIILVVSIVGIALSFQFNQALNGYIDQNEQRLVDVFPIEIDTISLTMKSIEPADDFPKYPNFSYILPANIQNEYVHLNTLDNNFYQYMKGLDLNLVEQLSFIYDINLNFIRNLNNTYSFLNLDIDPMVKSENQLTKEFDVLYQNPNQNTEYQLTLILDNYNRVPYNIINRLGLPTNQAVSFETLGNIVIYYIPNYDLYEEINPNQYIQKDLNTLNPSLYRTVSISKIIRQKNDYEYFSLNPGLYINYSDYEALYQENESSDIVTKQLTMDSNILTGLPFQDNQPKSNALKSLGYALYPNSYRISAKDHTSKLAVLSYIESYTLNTIIPLDKAELGLSFARNAFNFFNILGYGFIIVSLITSISMIGLTTYTSIIERANEIGILKTLGADQKDITKSFGYELLIIGFISIISSMVIVLIVIPLVNLYLENLLGVNDVLKVNYLLLMSFLLLSLVFITLIGLIPVFIHNKKQAIDSIKFKL, encoded by the coding sequence ATGATCCAAATTAAAAATCTTACCAAAACTTATCAAAATAAAACCATATATCAAGATTTAAACTTAGATCTACCTTCAAGAGGTTTAATTGGTATCACGGGTAAAAGTGGTACCGGTAAAACTACACTCCTTAATTTGATTGGTTTACTCGATCAACCATCTGATGGTGATATATTTATTCATGGTCTTGAAGTGACAAAGTTTACTGAATCAGAAAAGTCACACTTTAGAAGAAACCATATTGGATTCATTTTTCAAGATCATCAACTCATTCCTACTTTAAATGTTTATGAAAACATCAAAATGGGATTAACCTTTGCAGGTATTGAACTGGAAAACTTTGATATTGAAATTAGAAAAATAGCAACCAATCTTAATATTTCACATCTATTATTTGATAAAACACAAAACTTATCAGGTGGGGAAAAACAACGAGTTTCAATTGCTAGAACATTAATAAAAAATCCTTCTATCATTTTAGCTGATGAACCTACTGGCTCACTTGATTTTGATCAAGCAAATGAAGTCATTTCCATTCTTAAGGCCATTTCCAAAGAAAGACTGGTATTAATTGTATCCCATGATAAGGAAATGCTTGAAGTATATTCTGATTATATTTTTAAACTGGATCATAAAGAATTAACATCTAGCTCAACAATTCAAACAGACAATCAAATTGACTTAACTTTAAAGAAAACCAAACTTAAAAATAAAGTTTTGTTTACATATGCTTTTAAAAACTTATCTATTCATAAAATAAGAACATTGATGCTTACAATCATATTAGTTGTATCAATTGTAGGGATTGCATTAAGTTTTCAATTTAATCAAGCTTTAAATGGTTATATTGATCAAAACGAGCAACGATTAGTTGATGTTTTCCCTATTGAAATAGATACCATTTCACTTACAATGAAATCTATTGAACCTGCAGATGACTTTCCTAAATATCCTAATTTTAGTTACATCTTACCTGCAAACATTCAAAATGAATATGTGCACTTAAATACCCTTGATAACAACTTCTATCAATATATGAAGGGATTAGATTTAAATCTTGTAGAACAATTAAGCTTTATCTATGACATTAATTTAAATTTCATAAGAAACTTAAATAACACTTATTCATTCTTAAATTTAGATATTGATCCCATGGTTAAAAGTGAAAATCAGTTAACTAAAGAATTTGATGTCTTGTATCAAAACCCAAATCAAAATACTGAATATCAATTAACACTGATTTTAGATAACTATAACAGAGTGCCTTACAATATTATCAATCGATTAGGGTTACCAACAAATCAAGCTGTCTCTTTTGAAACACTTGGAAATATCGTTATATACTACATTCCAAATTATGATTTATATGAAGAAATCAATCCAAATCAATATATTCAAAAAGATTTGAACACATTAAATCCATCTTTATATCGTACAGTTTCAATATCTAAAATTATTAGACAAAAAAATGATTATGAATATTTCAGTTTAAACCCTGGTTTATATATAAATTATAGTGATTATGAAGCACTCTATCAAGAGAATGAATCATCTGATATCGTCACTAAACAATTAACCATGGACTCAAACATTTTAACCGGTCTTCCGTTCCAAGATAATCAGCCTAAATCAAATGCATTAAAGTCATTAGGCTATGCACTTTATCCAAATAGCTATCGAATTTCAGCTAAAGATCATACGTCTAAATTAGCAGTACTTTCGTATATTGAATCGTATACACTTAATACAATAATACCGCTTGATAAAGCCGAACTGGGACTTTCATTTGCGAGAAATGCATTCAATTTCTTTAATATATTAGGTTATGGATTTATTATCGTAAGTTTAATAACCTCAATTTCAATGATTGGTTTAACAACTTATACTTCAATCATTGAACGAGCAAACGAAATTGGTATATTAAAAACACTTGGTGCAGACCAAAAAGACATCACTAAATCCTTTGGATATGAACTCTTGATTATTGGATTTATTTCAATCATTAGTTCAATGGTAATTGTCCTAATTGTTATCCCACTAGTTAATCTTTATTTAGAAAACTTACTTGGTGTAAATGATGTTCTTAAAGTCAATTATTTACTTCTAATGTCATTCTTACTATTAAGTCTAGTCTTTATAACTTTAATCGGATTAATACCTGTATTTATTCATAATAAAAAACAAGCAATTGATTCAATAAAATTTAAATTATAG
- a CDS encoding TetR/AcrR family transcriptional regulator, whose translation MSTKELIYQNAIELFSTHGYNNLGMRDLAKSVGIKASSIYNHYKSKEDILMDIAASLIKEMAAHVYPLFKRTDLSPRQFFTNVSIETNNFFEQPNIQRLTRLLMPLQFQIERLRQLIHLEFVQKPRGAYGYYFKSLMDKGLMRKDDPVLAAKMYHSFFVYHFYERFLDENPDGFLIRYELLFRNHINLFMDYFQIQD comes from the coding sequence ATGTCAACTAAAGAATTAATCTATCAAAATGCAATCGAGCTTTTTTCAACGCACGGATATAATAACTTAGGTATGAGGGATCTTGCGAAAAGTGTTGGCATTAAAGCTTCTTCAATTTATAATCACTATAAATCTAAAGAAGATATTTTAATGGATATCGCAGCTTCATTAATTAAAGAGATGGCAGCACATGTTTATCCTTTATTTAAAAGAACGGATCTTAGCCCAAGACAATTCTTCACGAATGTTTCAATTGAAACAAATAACTTTTTCGAACAACCAAACATCCAAAGACTCACTAGGCTCTTAATGCCACTTCAATTTCAAATTGAAAGATTACGACAACTCATTCATTTAGAGTTTGTTCAAAAACCTCGTGGTGCTTATGGATATTACTTCAAATCTTTAATGGATAAAGGTTTAATGAGAAAAGATGATCCAGTACTTGCTGCTAAGATGTATCACTCATTCTTCGTATATCATTTCTATGAAAGATTCTTAGATGAAAATCCAGATGGTTTCTTAATAAGATATGAATTATTATTTAGAAATCATATTAATTTATTTATGGATTATTTCCAAATTCAAGACTAA